AGATCAAGGCCAAGAAGGAGGCCGAGGAGGACGCGATCGCGGCCGAGGAGGCCGCCGAAGAGGAAGTCGAGCCCGTCTCCGCCGACGACTGAACCCCGTTCGATTCGCTCTCGTTCTCGCACCGACCGCTGGTTCGGGGGTGCCAGCCGTCACGCTCTTCCTGCCGCCCCACGGACTACCGGCATGGCCTGTTCGAACTGTGGTGGCGACACCGTCGCGGTCCCGGTGGCCGAGGAGTTGCGCCAGTACCTCCCAGAGGGGACTGTCGGGGTGAGTCTCTGCCGGTCGTGTCTCACGATGGACCCCGTCGAGGACCCCCCGGAGACGGTGCCCGACCTCACCGCGCTCGACGACAGCTTCCCGTCGAACCCCGAGGCGGCGGTGCCATTGGCGTTGCTCGTCGGGTTGCTCGACTCGCTCGCGCTCAACCGCCAGGAGATCACGGCGTTGCTCGAACGGGTCGAGCGAGCGGGGACGGACCCGCTGCTGGTGGTCGACCGACTGGACGATTCGTTCGGGGGCGACGCCTTCGTGGACCTCGGGGCGCGTCGCCACCAGCTGGCGCAGTTGCTCTAGGGGGGGCGGACCGCACTGACGTCGTCGGCGTCCAGCACGGTCTTTCGCGAGACGACGTCGATGGTCGTGTCCGCGCCGATGCCGGTGCCGCCCTCGACGCGCTCGACGCGCAGTATCACGTCCTCGGGACTCGCACAGCCACAGTTGACGAACTCGTCCCACTCGTCGCCGACGGCGACGGGGCCGGCGTGGGCCCACCGGAGGTACCGGAGGTAGGTCGGTTCGGTCATGTTCTCCTCGAGCCAGGCGCTGTCGGCGACGAACCAGCCCTCGTTCTCGTCGGGGTCGGTCTCGGGCGACCGGAAGGAGACGAGGACCCGGTCTGCCTGGTCCGACACCGTCGACGGGTCTGTCCTGTTGACGCGCTCGCTGTCGGTGGTCATTGCTACGTCTACGCGGGACGACGGGTTAAGAGTTTTGTCCACATAGTGCAATACTACCGTAACCGAACCCGTGTCGCCGTCGTCTGCGAACGTTCCCACGAACCGACAGGGTCCGCCGGACGGACCGAAGACGACGGCTCCCGTACGGGACTGCCACGTCTGGTGTCCATCCTGATACGTTTGGCTTCCCGGTCAACCGATAGAACTTACGTAAACGTCACCGAATGGGTCGCGCATGGACCTCTTCGGGATCGCCGTGGAGAACGTTGTCGTCGGTATCGGGGCGGCGTTGCTGGTCGGGGGCGTGATGCGGGCGAAGGACGTTGCCTACAACAAGTATCTCGAGCGACAGTATCCGATCGCGGGCGAGTACATCACCATCTGGGAGCAGGAGGTCGACGGCGAGCTCGTCACCGAGTCGGCGGCGGCGACCCTGACACAGCGTGGGACGGAGATAGAGGGCGTCTCGGAGATGCCCGATTCCGACATCGAGTGGAAGTTCGAGGGACAGGTGTCCGAGACCGGCTACCTGAACGGCATCTACTACTCGACCAATCCCCACGACACTTCCATCGGGAACTTCTTCTTCCACATCAACTACGACGGGGAGCTCGAGGGGCTGTGGTCGGGGTACCAGGAGCGAAACGACACGTTGAACTCCGGTCGCTACCGATTCGTCCCGGTCCTCGATGCGTACAACATCCACCCGGTCCACAGGTCCCACGTCCCCGCGGCAGTCGACATCGCCGAGCAACGGCTGGGACCGGAGGACGCCTCGGCCGAGTTACTGACGCGGGCACTCGACGCCGACGACGCGCACTTCGGGCACGTCGCACAGATCGACACCGGCTTCGAGACGGAGACGTCGCTCGGGGCGAACCTGACCGACTCGTTGCTCGGCGAACCGTCGATAACCGACCAGACCGGGCCGGGAGACCCCGTGCCGAGCGACGTGATCGGGTTCTGCGTGGGTGCGGTCCTCGACCAGGACACGTTCCGGTCGTCGCTGAACGTCCCGGAGACGGAGCTCTCGAAGGCGTTGCAGCACGCAGACCGCGTGGGCGTCATCGAGGTGGTCGCGGTGAAAGACGGCTTCGAGAAACGCGGCATCGGGACCGAACTGGTCGAGCGCTGCCTGGCGGCCTGTGCCGACAACGGCGCGACGGCGCTGTTCGCGCTCGGGCGTGAGCACGACGACGACGTCGCCATCGCCGGGATTCTGGAGTACTTCGGCTTCCGGGCGGTCGCTCGTATCGACGATTACTGGCGCGAGGAGCGGACCGCCTGTCTCGACTGCGAGGCCTCTCCGTGTACGTGTACGGCCGTGCTCTACGCCCGCTACCAGTCGCCCGAAGAGATAGCGTGAGGGGGGCTGCCGTCGCTTACACGCCCGTCGAGTACCGCAGGAGGCCGGCGACGCCGCCGAAGGCGTTGAGCAGCTGTTCGCCTTTCTCGAAGTCGGTGGAGATGAACACCGTCTCGGTGCCCCGCTGGTCGGCCAGTTCCATCAGGTGGTCGATGGCGTCCTCTCGCTCGCCCTCCTCGGCCGGGACCGTCGCGTTACAGCGGGTGCAGTCGTGGTCGCCGGTGCTCGCGTTCGCATCGACGAGTTCGAACTCCTCGTGGCCGTTCTCGCAGGTGTAGGCGACGACGTCCTTCCGGAGGTCCTCGGAGATGAGCAGCTGTTCGACGGCACCCATGTTGAGGTTCTTCCGGGTCTGGTCGAACCCGTAGGTGGCCTTCTCGCCGTCGTGGAGCTGCTTGAAGAACTCCTCCATGACCTGCTTGTCCTGGAGCATCTCGTGTTCGGCCAGGACGTCCTCGGCGGCGTCGACCAGGTCATAGAGGCCGGACTCGTCGGTGTAGGCCACGTCGAACTTCCCGAGCACCATGTCCTGGAGCTCGTGATGGAGGTAGTCGCCGTCGAGGAACTCGTCTTTCGTCGGCGAGGGGCCACCGACGAGCACGCCGTCCATCTCGTGGCGCTCGGGGACGAACAGCTCGTTTGCCATCCCCGCGACCTCCTGGTAGAAGTTGTCGATGGCCTCCAGGCGCAGACGGGCGAACCGCTGTGCGGACTGGCCACCTTTGCGCTGCTTGCCGGGGACCAGCGAGGAGGCCGACTTGACGGCCTCGACGCGCTTGCCCTTGAGCCACCCGACGTTGGCCTCGCGGCGGTCGAGGACGACGAGGCCGAACAGGCCCTTGTCGGCCAGCATCTCTTCTAAGGGTTCGGTGAGGAACTCCGAGTCACAGTGGTACCGGAACGACTCGATGGGGTCCGGCGGGTTCTCGAGGGACTTGGTGACCATGTCCGTCCGGCCGCCGCCGGTGTCGATGGCGCCCGAGAACAGGACCATGCCGTTCTCCGGCGGGTTGTCGTAGTACCGAAGCCGGTCCTTGATCGAGGTCAGCGCGTCCTGGACGGCCGTCCGGGTGTCCTTGGACTTGATGTTCGACGCCTCGGAGTGTTCCTGCGTGACGTGGGCGACCACGTCGCTCAGCTGCTTGTCCTCGGGGACGTAGATAGAGACCAGCTGGGTGCCCGAGCCGCTGTATCCCTTGAGCTCCTCGATGACCTTGCGGAACTCGTATTTCTGTTTGTCCGACTGCTCCTGTTCCTGCTCACTCATTGTCCCCGTTTGGCTAGTGGTGGGTAAGAAACTGTTGAAGGTAGCGAGGGGCGCGAACGAGCCGTGCGAGTGAGCGGCCCTCGAAGCGGAACGGCGAGCGAAGCGAGCCGTGGAGCAGAAGCGAGGCGCTACGCGCCTCGAAACGTCGAGCGGTGAAACCGCGAGACAGGTAGCGAGGGGCTGAGCGAAGCGAAGTCCCTCGATGTGAAGCGGTGAGCAAAGCGAACCGCGGAACAGATCTCCAAGAGCGTAGCGAGGGGCGCGACCGAGCCGTACGAGTGAGTGGCCCTCGAAGCGGAACGGCGAGCGAAGCGAGCCGTGGAGCAGGAGCGAGGGCGGCCCGTAGAGCACGGACGGGCCGACCGCCAGACGAACGGTTCCAGCGCGCCGATGCACCCGTTCAGGGCGGATACAGACACACACACCGGCGAACTGCCGACAGCACGCGTCCGGCCGACAGCCGGATTTATATGCCCCACTACCCTGAAGACAAGCAATCAGAACATGGCGGGCTACGTCTGTACAATCGCGGGCGGGAAAGGCGGCGTCGGGAAGACGACGACCGCGGTCAACCTCGGGGCCGGACTCCAGGAGCTGGGGTACGACGTGGCGGTCGTCGACGCCGATCTCGGGATGGCGAACCTGGGTGCGATGCTCGACGTCGAGCCCGACCGGAGCCTGCATGACGTCCTCGCCGGTGACGGCCCCGTGAGCGAGGCGCTCACCGACGCGCCCGGCGGCCTGACGGTCATCCCCGGCGACCAGTCGCTCGACGCCTTCGCCGACGCGGACCCCGCCAACCTCCGGCGGGTCGTCAAGACGCTGCGCAACGCCTACGACGTGGTGCTGGTCGACACCGGCGCGGGCCTGAGCGACGCGGTGGCGGTCCCGCTGGGACTGGCCGACGGCATCGTCCTGGTGACGACGCCGGACGACGTGGCCGTTGGCGATACGATAAAGACCGCGGAACTGGCCGACCGCATCGACGGGGCCGTCGTCGGCGCGATACTCAACCGGGTGACCCGCGAGACGGACGTAGCCGCCATCGCGGACCGATTTTCGTTCCCGCTGCTCGCGGTCGTCCCGGACGACAGGGAAGCGACGGCCGACGAACCGCTCTTGTTCAACGCCCCGGAGGCCCCCGCCTCGGACGCCTTCATGCGACTGGCCGAGGCGCTCGAGGGCGTGTTCTTCGACGGCGAGACGGCTACCGAGGACGTCGAGACCATCGTCGACGAGGAGTGGTTCGTCGACGAATCCTCCGACGCAGACGACGAGGAGGAGAGTTCCGGCGGCGTCTTCGGCCTGTTCAACTGAGTCGCCGGCCCTACATCGAGTCCGGCGCGGCGACGCCCAGCACGTCCAGCGCGTTCGCGACGGCGTGGCGCGTCCCGGCGACCAGCGCCAGGCGTGCGGCGCGGGTCTCGGGTTCGGCGTCGAGGACCGGGCACTCGCGGTAGAAGGCGTTGAACGTCTCCGCGAGGTCACGGGTATAGGTGGCGACCGTGTGTGGCTGGAGGTCGTCGGCGGCCGTCTCGACCACGGCCGGGAAGCGGGCGAGGACCCGCAGGAGGTCGCGTTCCTCGGGTTCGTCGAGAGCGTCGGCGTCCGGCGCGGCCGGCACCTCGGCTTCGACCTCGTCGTCTCGCGGTTCCACCGCTCGACTGTCCGAGGCGCGGTTCCGCGCCTCGCTAAGGATTCCGCAACACCGTGCGTGGACGTACTGGACGTACGGTGCGGACTGGGCCTCGAAGTCGAGCGCGCGGTCCCACTCGAAGGTGATACCCTT
The DNA window shown above is from Haloarcula halobia and carries:
- a CDS encoding DUF6276 family protein; amino-acid sequence: MACSNCGGDTVAVPVAEELRQYLPEGTVGVSLCRSCLTMDPVEDPPETVPDLTALDDSFPSNPEAAVPLALLVGLLDSLALNRQEITALLERVERAGTDPLLVVDRLDDSFGGDAFVDLGARRHQLAQLL
- a CDS encoding GNAT family N-acetyltransferase — protein: MDLFGIAVENVVVGIGAALLVGGVMRAKDVAYNKYLERQYPIAGEYITIWEQEVDGELVTESAAATLTQRGTEIEGVSEMPDSDIEWKFEGQVSETGYLNGIYYSTNPHDTSIGNFFFHINYDGELEGLWSGYQERNDTLNSGRYRFVPVLDAYNIHPVHRSHVPAAVDIAEQRLGPEDASAELLTRALDADDAHFGHVAQIDTGFETETSLGANLTDSLLGEPSITDQTGPGDPVPSDVIGFCVGAVLDQDTFRSSLNVPETELSKALQHADRVGVIEVVAVKDGFEKRGIGTELVERCLAACADNGATALFALGREHDDDVAIAGILEYFGFRAVARIDDYWREERTACLDCEASPCTCTAVLYARYQSPEEIA
- the prf1 gene encoding peptide chain release factor aRF-1, with amino-acid sequence MSEQEQEQSDKQKYEFRKVIEELKGYSGSGTQLVSIYVPEDKQLSDVVAHVTQEHSEASNIKSKDTRTAVQDALTSIKDRLRYYDNPPENGMVLFSGAIDTGGGRTDMVTKSLENPPDPIESFRYHCDSEFLTEPLEEMLADKGLFGLVVLDRREANVGWLKGKRVEAVKSASSLVPGKQRKGGQSAQRFARLRLEAIDNFYQEVAGMANELFVPERHEMDGVLVGGPSPTKDEFLDGDYLHHELQDMVLGKFDVAYTDESGLYDLVDAAEDVLAEHEMLQDKQVMEEFFKQLHDGEKATYGFDQTRKNLNMGAVEQLLISEDLRKDVVAYTCENGHEEFELVDANASTGDHDCTRCNATVPAEEGEREDAIDHLMELADQRGTETVFISTDFEKGEQLLNAFGGVAGLLRYSTGV
- a CDS encoding MinD/ParA family ATP-binding protein, producing the protein MAGYVCTIAGGKGGVGKTTTAVNLGAGLQELGYDVAVVDADLGMANLGAMLDVEPDRSLHDVLAGDGPVSEALTDAPGGLTVIPGDQSLDAFADADPANLRRVVKTLRNAYDVVLVDTGAGLSDAVAVPLGLADGIVLVTTPDDVAVGDTIKTAELADRIDGAVVGAILNRVTRETDVAAIADRFSFPLLAVVPDDREATADEPLLFNAPEAPASDAFMRLAEALEGVFFDGETATEDVETIVDEEWFVDESSDADDEEESSGGVFGLFN